A DNA window from Rhipicephalus sanguineus isolate Rsan-2018 chromosome 8, BIME_Rsan_1.4, whole genome shotgun sequence contains the following coding sequences:
- the LOC119402098 gene encoding metalloproteinase-like yields MFISPRFNMWSCCLLALCFLRTIQAGWCLKLPEALDVVYPHLIESRNEAGQKVIKVTNNITLNLEKSSVVGKQFLLRTYQGDIMEHNYLDGELLEENLYHDLNLFASVTVSESAGLTVEGIIGQKYGIKPLLPQERTTQGNIPHMMYALTEDKFQRDTFRRPVSSFVSSRHNVNQRPPDKIILELIIVVDSAFRQQFKSKLELLVYLMITVNSVNIKYLTVSDPEVEIKFCALEVINHKVESNFFVRKTWLRIEGFATLLKLERYVRFNYQKYSSYDALYLVTGLDMGSDGIKGWESGQLGIAYIGGVCSTEKVGIGEDKKDTYEGVRIMAHELGHILGCPHDSQQYYRFSSKQCPWYGGYMMTHLKNSSNAMKFSTCCNEAITHLVRTTNLNCLKLENAIRNISQKYDTDKLPGEVLSRDEVCQQSFPEIDDIRYATASLFVYYEI; encoded by the exons ATGTTCATTTCACCGAGATTCAACATGTGGAGTTGTTGTTTGCTGGCCCTGTGCTTCTTACGGACTATACAAGCCGGATGGTGTCTTAAAC TACCGGAAGCACTGGACGTTGTTTACCCACATCTCATTGAAAGTCGCAACGAGGCCGGCCAAAAAGTCATCAAAGTGACCAACAATATCACGTTGAACTTAGAGAAAAGCTCTGTAGTAGGAAAACAGTTCTTACTACGTACATACCAGGGCGACATTATGGAACATAACTAT CTTGACGGAGAATTATTAGAAGAAAATCTTTACCACGACCTTAACCTTTTTGCCTCCGTAACTGTTTCTGAAAGCGCGGGATTGACGGTG GAAGGCATAATAGGCCAGAAATATGGCATAAAGCCTTTACTGCCGCAAGAAAGAACGACGCAAGGGAACATTCCTCATATGATGTACGCGCTCACCGAAGATAAATTTCAAAGGGACA CTTTCCGCAGGCCAGTGAGTTCCTTCGTTTCGTCCAGGCACAACGTGAACCAGA GACCGCCAGACAAGATAATCTTGGAGCTTATAATTGTTGTGGACAGTGCTTTCCGACAACAATTTAAATCAAAGCTGGAGCTGCTGGTGTATCTTATGATAACAGTTAATTCC GTGAACATAAAGTACCTCACAGTGTCAGACCCAGAAGTAGAGATAAAATTTTGTGCTCTCGAAGTCATTAAC CACAAAGTGGAAAGTAATTTTTTCGTGCGTAAAACATGGCTTCGTATAGAAGGCTTTGCTACCCTCCTTAAACTTGAAAGATACGTCAGATTTAATTATCAAAAATACTCGTCTTACGACGCACTATACCTTGTAACAGG CCTTGACATGGGATCTGACGGGATTAAAGGCTGGGAATCAGGACAACTAG GGATCGCATACATCGGAGGTGTCTGTTCGACTGAGAAAGTTGGCATCGGTGAAGACAAGAAAGATACATATGAGGGAGTTAGGATTATGGCTCACGAATTGGGACACAT ATTAGGCTGTCCCCACGACAGCCAGCAATACTATCGTTTTTCGTCTAAGCAATGCCCTTGGTATGGAGGGTACATGATGACCCACCTCAAGAATAGCAGCAACGCCATGAAGTTCTCTACCTGCTGCAATGAAGCGATCACACATCTTGTAAG AACAACGAACCTTAATTGCCTCAAGCTAGAAAACGCAATAAGAAACATAAGCCAAAAATATGACACAGATAAGCTACCTGGTGAAGTGCTAAGTAGGGACGAAGTGTGCCAACAATCATTTCCTGAAATTGACGACATTCGCTACGCAACGGCAAGTTTGTTTGTTTACTACGAGATATGA